A genomic window from Pungitius pungitius chromosome 12, fPunPun2.1, whole genome shotgun sequence includes:
- the LOC119219867 gene encoding sphingosine kinase 1 isoform X2 produces the protein MENSEPDPSRQRNGVVGVLLRGEFTDALNDGLRYSVSLTQSSLTVRRIRASPGGATLVFNLTDCVGCRAHGGPGSADVGAYFAAYFYPLQRRWMSAGVARQRVEQRFRVALVRDPLANLREAERWARCIRDASVLQAPRRDGVVYTQVRRPCRVMILVNPHSGRGQALQRFSAHVEAMLTEAAVPYTLVTTEHQNHARELARKADLSQWDALVIMSGDGLLFEVINGLMEREDWQEAIRTPVGILPGGSGNALAASVHHYSQSPPAWNEELLLSCGFLLCKGLVGSMDLVSVHLASRQRLFSFLSLAWGFVADVDAESEKYRHVGAIRFLMGTLARLASLRVYRGRLAYLPATEAPKEPAPSLCSTPPNQNSPETGTREDSLLPGLDRPVPGSWTVVREEDFVLVLAIYQSHLAEDLWAAPGAAADDGVIHLFYVTAGISRPALLRLFLAMEKGGHLACGCPHLVYEKVRALRLEPDSPQGRITVDGETVEYGPVQAQIHPGLARLICG, from the exons ATGGAGAACTCTGAGCCGGACCCATCCCGCCAGCGGAACGGGGTCGTGGGCGTGCTGCTGCGCGGGGAGTTCACCGACGCGCTCAACGACGGGCTCCGGTACTCGGTGAGCTTGACGCAGAGCAGCCTGACCGTCCGGAGGATCCGCGCATCGCCCGGCGGCGCCACGCTGGTTTTCAACTTGACCGACTGCGTGGGGTGCCGGGCGCACGGAGGGCCGGGCAGCGCGGACGTCGGCGCCTACTTCGCCGCCTACTTCTACCCGCTCCAGAGGCGCTGGATGAGCGCCGGGGTGGCGCGGCAGAGGGTGGAGCAGCGCTTTCGGGTGGCGCTGGTCCGCGACCCGCTCGCCAACCTCCGGGAGGCGGAGAGGTGGGCGCGCTGCATCAGAGACGCCTCCGTGCTGCAGGCGCCCCGGAGAGacg gtgTGGTGTACACGCAGGTGCGGCGGCCCTGCCGGGTCATGATCCTGGTGAACCCTCATAGTGGGCGGGGCCAGGCCCTCCAGCGCTTCAGCGCCCACGTGGAGGCCATGCTCACCGAGGCCGCGGTCCCCTACACGCTGGTCACCACGG AGCACCAGAACCATGCGCGGGAGCTGGCGAGGAAGGCGGACCTGTCGCAGTGGGACGCCCTGGTCATCATGTCGGGGGACGGGCTGCTGTTTGAG GTGATAAACGGACTGATGGAGCGGGAGGACTGGCAAGAGGCCATCCGGACCCCCGTGGGTATCCTACCGGGGGGGTCCGGCAACGCCCTGGCTGCCTCCGTCCACCACTACTCGCA gtcGCCCCCGGCGTGGAACGAGGAGCTCCTCCTCAGCTGTGGCTTCCTGCTGTGCAAAGGCCTGGTGGGCTCCATGGACCTGGTGTCGGTCCACCTGGCCTCGCGGCAGcgcctcttctccttcctgtctctggcCTGGGGCTTCGTGGCCGACGTGGACGCGGAGAGCGAGAAGTACCGGCACGTCGGCGCCATCCGCTTCCTGATGGGCACCCTGGCGCGCCTGGCCTCCCTCAGGGTCTACCGGGGCCGGTTGGCGTACCTGCCCGCCACGGAGGCGCCGAAGGAGCCCGCCCCCTCGCtctgctccaccccccccaaccagaACTCCCCCGAGACCGGGACGCGGGAGGACTCGCTGCTTCCCGGCCTGGACCGGCCGGTGCCGGGCAGCTGGACCGTGGTCAGGGAGGAGGACTTCGTCTTGGTGCTCGCCATCTACCAGTCCCACCTGGCCGAGGACCTGTGGGCGGCCCCCGGCGCCGCGGCCGACGACGGGGTGATCCACCTGTTCTACGTGACGGCGGGGATCTCCCGCCCGGCGCTGCTGCGCCTCTTCCTCGCCATGGAGAAGGGCGGCCACCTGGCGTGCGGCTGCCCCCACCTGGTGTACGAGAAGGTGAGGGCCCTGCGGCTGGAGCCCGACTCCCCGCAGGGGAGGATCACCGTGGACGGGGAGACGGTGGAGTACGGACCCGTTCAGGCTCAAATCCACCCGGGCCTGGCCCGACTCATCTGTGGATGA
- the LOC119220847 gene encoding fas-binding factor 1 homolog — MDAKKGKLSKAHSPDLPVRRKATRSGPLTRTSATDNIFSMLAEEVKRDGDTEDSDVSAADPNDILKNLKDMDDMDADIFAPQKKPSSAPARTKPLGNEGLRKESSALESTLKPEGADEPAAVGRRTNSAPSSTANNHKKFTFSDADDALAALDDLLPDETTAKPQTKMQLEKPAPSPSASPVLKTETSTAATRRSGLTFDDDDEDDLMDALGFESDRNKPKKKDTMFLSNGKRSEIPPRPRTKLDEILKSSTSTRLLERPPTGERKDQEPARVPPLEDSLTFGAYQPTMGSPAEERQSRRQSVRFSTEDVGPSTPEKKPKAATTPPSARRRSSADWLGLKTRDDQTLPVAAAEEAKTSPESPPSPSPSPERRPSLTGGQADKQQTRPEAPRGQQREEEGALSGMKATWSREAQTPRRRDSPVLGGDSDVESTFGKPAPRSREDPLSSARDASSTFLGGPGPSAHPAPVGETTRRDGFPPPTGPRPVSAASVSHAQPQPLPHHLPSHKGPGVPSQASHETLQQLPALQQQVTLSADSLQQLLLQQQMMHHQFLGLGSVVDRGALQEREQHPGDLHASQARIIQLEGQMKTLQLEREQSQMLLEKVQHQHKQDMELMENAHKSRVKLLEESAAQREAQARKECEDLAERLSGATRSAEQERSQLQAQYQRKVAQAQQDRDREVERLRDLQRKSILEMKRDHEEQLQRLKKLKDEEIDAVTSATSQTRSLTVVMEQMEHFSSRLGDLSSRVESTHEHAAHGLEQGARQRDEQLRMMQDRLAQQQKAMAEERVYLKDIISRMDAQLSEQQRQLEKERWKVTAEQAKAESTQRAVEGERHALSLQINVEREELERAKSALLEEQKSVMQRCAEERRKLAADWAHFHSLEKQRHDRAEREVSSLLEKRGGSIVSLAQEQADLKLHGAELRQKEVAASQERGTLDRLREELDREKERISSAAVRLKTRAHEVEAFSELAAEKYEEGERALREAKRLEAEHEARLRNIHSQAERLRQQEQRILQERRRLSHLQEEPERLRPNAAVASTPRMIAADRPDAGSFLPNPELSSILNDPPPAPSASSRAMALQASLALWKYTAEKDREYLQEEQIFLENLKKKAYRSTFNAN, encoded by the exons atg GATGCAAAGAAGGGCAAACTATCCAAAG CTCACTCACCAGACCTCCCAGTGAGGAGAAAAGCAACTCGCAGTGGACCTTTAACTCG TACTTCTGCCACTGATAACATCTTCAGCATGCTGGCAGAGGAGGTAAAGAGGGACGGGGACACTGAG GACTCTGATGTGTCAGCCGCAGACCCAAACGACATACTGAAGAACCTGAAG GACATGGATGATATGGACGCTGACATTTTTGCACCACAGAAAAAGCCCAGTTCAGCTCCTGCACGAACAAAGCCGCTTGGTAATGAAGGGCTAAGGAAAGAGTCGTCCGCCTTAGAAAGTACGTTAAAACCAGAGGGAGCAG ATGAACCCGCGGCGGTCGGGAGGAGGACAAACTCTGCGCCCTCGTCCACAGCGAATAACCACAAGAAGTTCACCTTCTCCG ATGCAGACGACGCCCTGGCGGCTCTTGATGACTTACTTCCAGATGAAACTACGGCCAAACCTCAAACCAAAATGCAGCTGGAAAAACCTGCACCATCTCCTTCAGCGTCTCCTGTCCTGAAGACTGAAACCT CTACGGCAGCAACGAGGCGAAGCGGCCTCacctttgatgatgatgatgaagacgaccTCATGGATGCACTAGGATTCGAGAGCGATAGAAACAAACCCAAGAAGAAAGACACCATGTTTTTGTCCAACGGGAAAAG GAGCGAGATCCCTCCGAGACCTCGCACCAAACTAGACGAGATCCTGAAGAGTTCGACGTCAACTCGACTTCTGGAGCGACCCCCGACGGGCGAGAGGAAGGACCAGGAGCCGGCGAGAG TGCCGCCGCTAGAAGATTCTCTGACTTTTGGCGCCTATCAGCCCACCATGGGATCCCCGGCTGAAGAGCGCCAGTCCCGCAGGCAGtctgtcag GTTTTCCACCGAGGACGTCGGCCCCTCGACCCCGGAGAAGAAACCGAAAGccgccaccacccccccctccgcccgtCGGCGCTCCTCGGCCGACTGGCTGGGCCTCAAGACGAGGGACGACCAAACCCTCCCGGTGGCCGCCGCTGAAGAGGCCAAAACCTCCCCAGAGTCTCCCCCctcgccctccccctccccagagAGACGACCCTCCCTGACTGGTGGTCAGGCCGACAAACAACAAACCAGGCCGGAGGCCCCTAGAGgccagcagagagaggaagagggagcgcTGAGCGGGATGAAGGCAACGTGGAGCCGCGAGGCCCAAACACCCCGACGGAGAGACTCTCCGGTCCTGGGAGGAGACTCGGATGTGGAGTCCACTTTTGG TAAACCAGCTCCCAGAAGCCGAGAGGACCCTCTCTCATCGGCCAGGGACGCCAG CAGCACCTTCCTGGGGGGGCCCGGCCCCTCGGCTCACCCCGCTCCCGTCGGAGAGACGACCCGGCGAG ATGGCTTTCCTCCTCCTACTGGTCCACGGCCGGTCTCTGCCGCTAGCGTTAGCCACGCCCAACCACAGCCCCTACCCCACCACCTGCCGTCCCATAAGGGACCCGGGGTGCCGAGTCAGGCCTCGCATGAAACCCTGCAACAGCTGCCTGCTCTCCAACAACAG GTGACGCTTTCAGCAGacagcctgcagcagctgcttctACAACAGCAG ATGATGCACCATCAGTTCCTGGGTCTGGGGAGCGTCGTGGATCGGGGGGCTCTccaagagagagagcagcaccCTGGAGACCTTCACGCGTCACAGGCTCGCATCATCCAACTGGAGGGCCAG ATGAAGACTCTGCAGCTGGAGCGAGAGCAAAGCCAGATGCTTCTAGAGAAGGTCCAGCACCAGCATAAACAGGATATGGAACTGATGGAGAACGCACACAA GAGCCGCgtgaagctgctggaggagtcGGCGGCCCAGCGGGAGGCACAGGCGCGGAAGGAGTGCGAGGACCTGGCGGAGCGTCTCTCCGGGGCGACGCGGTCGGCAGAGCAGGAGCGCTCGCAGCTGCAGGCGCAGTACCAGCGCAAAGTGGCACAGGCGCAGCAAGACCGGGACCGAGAGGTGGAGCGGCTCAGAGACCTCCAGAG GAAGTCCATCCTGGAGATGAAGAGGGACCACGAGGAGCAGCTCCAGAGACTGAAGAAATTAAAGGATGAGGAGATTGATGCAGTTACAAGTGCAACGTCTCAGACCAG GTCTCTTACGGTGGTGATGGAGCAGATGGAGCACTTCTCCTCTCGGCTGGGGGATCTGTCTTCTCGGGTGGAGAGCACACACGAACACGCGGCTCACGGCCTGGAGCAAGGGGCCCGGCAACGAGACGAGCAGCTCCGAA TGATGCAGGACCGTCTGGCCCAGCAGCAGAAAGCCATGGCGGAGGAGCGGGTTTACCTCAAGGACATCATCTCCAGGATGGACGCTCAGCTCAGCGAGCAGCAGAGACAGCTCGAGAAG GAGCGCTGGAAGGTGACAGCGGAGCAGGCCAAGGCCGAGTCCACCCAGAGAGCCGTGGAGGGCGAGCGCCACGCCCTCAGCTTGCAGATCAACGTGGaaagggaggagctggagagagcGAAG AGCGcactgctggaggagcagaagtcGGTGATGCAGCGCTGCgccgaggagaggaggaagctggCCGCCGACTGGGCCCACTTCCACAGCCTGGAGAAGCAGAGGCACGACAGGGCGGAGCGGGAGGTCAGCAGTCTgctggagaagaggggggggtccATCGTCAGCCTGGCACAG GAACAAGCCGACTTAAAGCTCCACGGTGCCGAGCTGAGACAAAAGGAGGTGGCTGCGTCCCAGGAGCGAGGGACCCTGGACCGACTGAGGGAGGAACTGGACCGAGAGAAAGAGCGAATAAGCAGCGCGGCCGTGAGACTCAAGACGCGAGCCCACGAGGTGGAGGCCTTCAGCGAG CTCGCCGCGGAGAAGTACGAGGAGGGAGAGCGGGCGCTGCGGGAGGCAAAGCGGTTGGAGGCCGAGCACGAGGCGAGGCTCCGAAACATCCACAGCCAGGCGGAGCGGCtgaggcagcaggagcagcgAATCCTGCAG GAGCGAAGGAGGTTGAgtcacctgcaggaggagcccGAGAGGCTGAGGCCAAACGCCGCCGTCGCCTCGACGCCACGGATGATTGCAGCCGACAGACCAG ATGCGGGTTCGTTTTTGCCAAATCCCGAGCTATCGTCGATCCTGAAcgacccccccccggcgccgtcCGCCAGCTCTCGGGCCATGGCTCTTCAGGCGAGTCTGGCCCTGTGGAAGTACACGGCGGAGAAG GACCGAGAATACCTCCAAGAGGAGCAGATCTTTTTAGAGAATTTAAAGAAGAAAGCTTACAGATCAACTTTCAATGCAAATTGA
- the LOC119220674 gene encoding cytoglobin-1-like isoform X2 — protein MERTRGEGDGEGDPLERPSPLTDKERLMIQDSWAKVYQSCDDVGVAILVRLFVNFPSSKRFFSQFKDLEEPEELEGSGQLRKHARRVMSALNALVESLGSADKVASVLRLVGKSHALRHKVEPVYFKILSGVILEVLGEEFSSLVTPEVGAAWTRFFAMVYCSIAAVYEEVGWTTLSPSAE, from the exons ATGGAGAGGACGCGGGGCGAGGGCGATGGAGAGGGCGACCCCCTGGAGAGGCCGAGCCCTCTGACGGACAAGGAGAGGCTGATGATCCAGGACTCGTGGGCGAAGGTCTACCAGAGCTGCGATGACGTCGGGGTGGCCATACTAGtcag GCTCTTCGTGAACTTCCCCTCGTCCAAGCGGTTCTTCAGCCAGTTCAAGGACctggaggagccggaggagctGGAGGGCAGCGGCCAGCTGAGGAAGCACGCCCGCCGGGTCATGAGCGCCCTCAACGCGCTGGTGGAGAGCCTGGGCAGCGCCGACAAGGTGGCCTCTGTGCTGAGGCTGGTGGGCAAGTCGCACGCGCTGCGGCACAAGGTGGAGCCTGTGTACTTCAAG ATCCTGAGTGGCGTGATCCTGGAGGTCCTCGGAGAAGAGTTTTCCTCGTTGGTGACGCCGGAGGTGGGCGCGGCGTGGACCCGGTTCTTCGCCATGGTGTACTGCAGCATCGCGGCCGTCTACGAGGAGGTGGGCTGGACGACGCTGTCGCCCTCAGCCGAGTGA
- the tbc1d17 gene encoding TBC1 domain family member 17 — protein sequence MEQNVEDYKLIFEKEGVYLHTNAKRSNQDTTIPGFIRIVERAGVPALEWSPLEDEGRSAPAVLYTKKDGEGGVEDTNFDPGYEPDWAVISTVKKDRDPAPVRDSGQWSFSLPLSELYSLRRARFSLGRNFLVLTSRGGHPLPALHFHRGGTRELFRALQRYIVLDQSPVDGRLFLAYPHDPGALSQSFEKLQLFDDAGADLVSRFIQDPYATTFGGFSKVTNFFKAALRPPGSPGHFRTAQDPSLPHQFDEEPDFELINCGVALGPRPDVTRGQPLDKWHQFMDPEGRVTDSEKIKEVIFKGGVSPALRKEVWKFLLGFYPWNSTFKEREDIVRMKTDEYFRMKVQWKSVSEEQEMRNSLLRGYRSLIERDVSRTDRHNTFFSGDGNPGLTLLHDVLMTYCMYNFDLGYVQGMSDLLSPLLFVTQNEVESFWCLTGFMELLHQNFEESQEAMKKQLLQLSILLKALDPELCDFLDSQDSGSLCFCFRWLLIWFKREFSFEDILTMWEVIWSGLPCDNFHLLIACSILQSQRGELIGSDHDFNTILKHINELTMRLDLQSVLRGAEAIHLQLTQCKELPQKVQQVLGLCSPSSSEEESPERQAGETQRLLGEPQAGAAAPSGSARVPTYP from the exons ATGGAGCAAAACGTTGAGGATTACAAG CTGATATTTGAGAAGGAGGGAGTTTACCTCCACACAAATGCCAAGAGGAGTAACCAGGACACGACCATCCCGGGGTTCATCCGCATCGTCGAGCGG GCCGGCGTGCCGGCTTTAGAGTGGAGCCCACTGGAGGACGAAGGGCGCAGCGCCCCGGCCGTGCTCTACACCAAGAAG GACGGCGAAGGAGGCGTCGAGGACACGAACTTTGACCCCGGGTACGAGCCGGACTGGGCCGTCATCAGCACGGTGAAGAAGGACCGCGATCCGGCTCCGGTCAGAGACTCAG gtcAGTGGTCGTTCTCGCTGCCCCTCTCGGAGCTGTACTCTCTCCGGAGGGCTCGGTTCTCTCTGGGCAGAAACTTCCTGGTGCTGACGAGTCGGGGGGGCCACCCGCTGCCCGCCCTGCACTTCCACAGAGGAGGAACCAGGGAGCTGTTCAGGGCCCTGCAGCGTTACATCGTCCTGGACCA GTCGCCGGTTGACGGGCGGCTCTTCCTCGCCTACCCCCACGACCCCGGCGCTCTCTCTCAGTCCTTCGAGAAGCTGCAGCTGTTCGACGACGCCGGCGCCGACCTCGTTTCG AGGTTCATCCAGGACCCGTACGCCACCACGTTCGGCGGATTCTCCAAAGTCACCAACTTCTTCAAGGCCGCACTGCGACCCCCGGGGTCCCCGGGCCACTTCCGCACCGCCCAGGATCCCAGTTTGCCGCACCAGTTCGACGAAGAGCCCGACTTCGAGCTCATCAACTGC GGCGTGGCGCTCGGTCCCAGACCAGACGTAACCCGGGGGCAACCGCTGGACAAATGGCACCAGTTCATGGACCCAGAGGGGCGAGTGACGGACTCTGAGAAGATCAAGGAGGTCATATTCAAAGGG GGCGTCTCACCGGCTCTTCGGAAGGAGGTGTGGAAGTTCCTCCTGGGCTTTTATCCGTGGAACAGCACCTTCAAGGAAAGAGAGGACATTGTGCGGATGAAAAC GGACGAGTACTTCCGAATGAAGGTGCAGTGGAAGTCGGTCAGCGAGGAGCAGGAGATGAGGAACTCCCTCCTCCGGGGATACCGGAGCCTGATAG AGAGGGACGTCAGCAGGACGGACCGACACAACACCTTCTTCTCCGGGGACGGCAACCCGGGGCTGACCCTGCTGCACGACGTGCTGATGACGTACTGCATGTACAACTTTGATCTGG GTTACGTCCAGGGGATGAGCGACCTGCTGTCTCCCCTCCTCTTCGTCACCCAGAACGAGGTGGAGTCCTTCTGGTGCCTGACGGGCTTCATGGAGCTGCTG CACCAGAACTTTGAAGAGTCCCAGGAGGCCATGaagaagcagctgctgcagctcagcaTCCTGCTGAAGGCGCTGGACCCGGAGCTGTGCGACTTCCTCG ACTCCCAGGACAGCGGCTCCCTGTGCTTCTGCTTCCGCTGGCTGCTCATCTGGTTCAAGCGCGAGTTTTCCTTCGAGGACATCCTCACCATGTGGGAG GTCATCTGGTCCGGTCTGCCGTGCGACAACTTCCACCTGCTGATCGCCTGCTCCATCCTGCAGTCCCAGAGGGGCGAGCTGATCGGCTCCGACCACGACTTCAACACCATCCTGAAG CACATCAACGAGCTGACCATGAGGTTGGACCTGCAGAGCGTCCTGCGGGGGGCGGAGGCCATCCACCTGCAGCTGACTCAGTGCAAG GAGCTTCCccagaaggtgcagcaggtcctGGGGCTCTGCAGCCCGtccagctccgaggaggagAGCCCCGAGCGGCAGGCCGGCGAGACGCAGCGCCTCCTCGGCGAGCCGCAGGCCGGCGCCGCTGCCCCCAGCGGCTCGGCGCGCGTCCCCACCTATCCCTAA
- the LOC119220674 gene encoding cytoglobin-1-like isoform X1 — protein sequence MQAPPRSLLVFLVFPAARSPLTLSLGRDPEVESTAGGSEGGAAAGKPIFSFLSYREKTSTTTIKQQKRGRNSSPSARAQLRFQMERTRGEGDGEGDPLERPSPLTDKERLMIQDSWAKVYQSCDDVGVAILVRLFVNFPSSKRFFSQFKDLEEPEELEGSGQLRKHARRVMSALNALVESLGSADKVASVLRLVGKSHALRHKVEPVYFKILSGVILEVLGEEFSSLVTPEVGAAWTRFFAMVYCSIAAVYEEVGWTTLSPSAE from the exons ATGCAGGCTCCTCCTCGCTCACTGCTTGTGTTCCTTGTCTTCCCTGCAGCCCGTTCTCCACTCACACTCTCGCTCGGCAGAGATCCAGAGGTGGAGAGCACAGCaggggggagcgaggggggtgctgctgcagggaaaccgattttttccttcctctcttacCGAGAAAAGacgtcaacaacaacaatcaaacaacaaaaaagaggcAGAAATTCCTCGCCTTCTGCACGTGCTCAGCTGCGCTTCCAGATGGAGAGGACGCGGGGCGAGGGCGATGGAGAGGGCGACCCCCTGGAGAGGCCGAGCCCTCTGACGGACAAGGAGAGGCTGATGATCCAGGACTCGTGGGCGAAGGTCTACCAGAGCTGCGATGACGTCGGGGTGGCCATACTAGtcag GCTCTTCGTGAACTTCCCCTCGTCCAAGCGGTTCTTCAGCCAGTTCAAGGACctggaggagccggaggagctGGAGGGCAGCGGCCAGCTGAGGAAGCACGCCCGCCGGGTCATGAGCGCCCTCAACGCGCTGGTGGAGAGCCTGGGCAGCGCCGACAAGGTGGCCTCTGTGCTGAGGCTGGTGGGCAAGTCGCACGCGCTGCGGCACAAGGTGGAGCCTGTGTACTTCAAG ATCCTGAGTGGCGTGATCCTGGAGGTCCTCGGAGAAGAGTTTTCCTCGTTGGTGACGCCGGAGGTGGGCGCGGCGTGGACCCGGTTCTTCGCCATGGTGTACTGCAGCATCGCGGCCGTCTACGAGGAGGTGGGCTGGACGACGCTGTCGCCCTCAGCCGAGTGA
- the LOC119219867 gene encoding sphingosine kinase 1 isoform X1, which translates to MENSEPDPSRQRNGVVGVLLRGEFTDALNDGLRYSVSLTQSSLTVRRIRASPGGATLVFNLTDCVGCRAHGGPGSADVGAYFAAYFYPLQRRWMSAGVARQRVEQRFRVALVRDPLANLREAERWARCIRDASVLQAPRRDGVVYTQVRRPCRVMILVNPHSGRGQALQRFSAHVEAMLTEAAVPYTLVTTEHQNHARELARKADLSQWDALVIMSGDGLLFEVINGLMEREDWQEAIRTPVGILPGGSGNALAASVHHYSQSPPAWNEELLLSCGFLLCKGLVGSMDLVSVHLASRQRLFSFLSLAWGFVADVDAESEKYRHVGAIRFLMGTLARLASLRVYRGRLAYLPATEAPKEPAPSLCSTPPNQNSPETGTREDSLLPGLDRPVPGSWTVVREEDFVLVLAIYQSHLAEDLWAAPGAAADDGVIHLFYVTAGISRPALLRLFLAMEKGGHLACGCPHLVYEKKCQRPPISLLKVLYFSTQAVSYFYGSKSWMVALAAGWSRLSDVCVCVCVCVFV; encoded by the exons ATGGAGAACTCTGAGCCGGACCCATCCCGCCAGCGGAACGGGGTCGTGGGCGTGCTGCTGCGCGGGGAGTTCACCGACGCGCTCAACGACGGGCTCCGGTACTCGGTGAGCTTGACGCAGAGCAGCCTGACCGTCCGGAGGATCCGCGCATCGCCCGGCGGCGCCACGCTGGTTTTCAACTTGACCGACTGCGTGGGGTGCCGGGCGCACGGAGGGCCGGGCAGCGCGGACGTCGGCGCCTACTTCGCCGCCTACTTCTACCCGCTCCAGAGGCGCTGGATGAGCGCCGGGGTGGCGCGGCAGAGGGTGGAGCAGCGCTTTCGGGTGGCGCTGGTCCGCGACCCGCTCGCCAACCTCCGGGAGGCGGAGAGGTGGGCGCGCTGCATCAGAGACGCCTCCGTGCTGCAGGCGCCCCGGAGAGacg gtgTGGTGTACACGCAGGTGCGGCGGCCCTGCCGGGTCATGATCCTGGTGAACCCTCATAGTGGGCGGGGCCAGGCCCTCCAGCGCTTCAGCGCCCACGTGGAGGCCATGCTCACCGAGGCCGCGGTCCCCTACACGCTGGTCACCACGG AGCACCAGAACCATGCGCGGGAGCTGGCGAGGAAGGCGGACCTGTCGCAGTGGGACGCCCTGGTCATCATGTCGGGGGACGGGCTGCTGTTTGAG GTGATAAACGGACTGATGGAGCGGGAGGACTGGCAAGAGGCCATCCGGACCCCCGTGGGTATCCTACCGGGGGGGTCCGGCAACGCCCTGGCTGCCTCCGTCCACCACTACTCGCA gtcGCCCCCGGCGTGGAACGAGGAGCTCCTCCTCAGCTGTGGCTTCCTGCTGTGCAAAGGCCTGGTGGGCTCCATGGACCTGGTGTCGGTCCACCTGGCCTCGCGGCAGcgcctcttctccttcctgtctctggcCTGGGGCTTCGTGGCCGACGTGGACGCGGAGAGCGAGAAGTACCGGCACGTCGGCGCCATCCGCTTCCTGATGGGCACCCTGGCGCGCCTGGCCTCCCTCAGGGTCTACCGGGGCCGGTTGGCGTACCTGCCCGCCACGGAGGCGCCGAAGGAGCCCGCCCCCTCGCtctgctccaccccccccaaccagaACTCCCCCGAGACCGGGACGCGGGAGGACTCGCTGCTTCCCGGCCTGGACCGGCCGGTGCCGGGCAGCTGGACCGTGGTCAGGGAGGAGGACTTCGTCTTGGTGCTCGCCATCTACCAGTCCCACCTGGCCGAGGACCTGTGGGCGGCCCCCGGCGCCGCGGCCGACGACGGGGTGATCCACCTGTTCTACGTGACGGCGGGGATCTCCCGCCCGGCGCTGCTGCGCCTCTTCCTCGCCATGGAGAAGGGCGGCCACCTGGCGTGCGGCTGCCCCCACCTGGTGTACGAGAAG AAGTGCCAAAGACCTCCGATCAGCCTCCTGAAGGTCCTCTATTTTTCTACACAAGCAGTGTCCTATTTCTATGGGTCAAAGTCATGGATGGTTGCTCTTGCTGCTGGCTGGTCCCGGCTTagcgacgtgtgtgtgtgtgtgtgtgtgtgtgtgtttgtgtga